In one window of Mesorhizobium sp. B2-1-1 DNA:
- a CDS encoding Hpt domain-containing protein, translating to MRGESGIAFSMPGGDVSGTRRSRPVDLAHLARQTMGDRGLEQEVLALFVQQALSVRDRIVDADIKDRLLLAHGLKGSARGVGAFAIADCATEIERQPEDSQTLTRLGKLIDEVRDFIAAINR from the coding sequence ATGCGTGGCGAAAGCGGCATTGCCTTCTCAATGCCCGGGGGCGATGTATCGGGAACGAGGCGGTCCCGACCGGTCGATTTGGCACACCTTGCGCGGCAGACGATGGGCGACCGCGGCCTCGAACAGGAGGTGTTGGCGCTCTTTGTACAACAGGCGCTGTCGGTGCGCGACAGGATAGTCGATGCGGACATCAAGGACCGGCTGCTCCTGGCGCACGGTCTGAAGGGTTCGGCGCGCGGTGTCGGGGCTTTTGCCATTGCCGATTGCGCCACCGAGATAGAACGGCAGCCGGAAGACAGCCAGACGCTCACGCGGCTCGGCAAGCTGATCGACGAAGTGCGCGATTTCATCGCCGCAATCAACCGCTAG